In Thermodesulfobacteriota bacterium, the sequence GCTGCCATGAGCCCGCTGCCGCCGGGCATCTTCGGCCACCTGAAGGGAAAAGAAGGCATGAACCCGTACCTCTACGACTGGGACGAGGAGCGGCAGAGGCCCACCAAAAAATCGATAGACGAGGCGAAAAAACTCCTTGCCGAGGCCGGCTACCCCGGAGGCCGCGACAGAGAAGGCCGCCCGCTCGTCATAAACTTCGACAACGCCTGGACCGGCGCGGAATCGAAACCCACGATACACTGGATAGTAAAACGGCTCAGGCTCCTCGGCATTCAACTCGAAAACCGCACCACCGACTACAACCGCTTCCAGGAGAAAATGCAAAAGGGAAATTTACAGATCTACTTCCTCGGCTGGAACGCCGACTACCCGGACCCGGAAAACTTCTTCTTTCTCCTGCACGGCCCGAGCGGCAAGGTAAAACACCACGGCGAGAACTCGTCGAACTACGCGAGCCCGCGCTTCGACAGCCTCTTCAAGAAGATGGAGAACATGGACAACTCCCCGGAGAGGCTCCGGATAGTGCGCGAGATGGTCTTACTCCTGCAGGAAGACTCGCCCTGGATGTGGGGATACCACCCCGTGGCCTTCAGCTTGAGCCACTCGTGGATGGGAAACCTCAAGAGCAACTCCATGGCCAATAACACCATTAAGTACAGGAAGCTGGACACCGGGCTCAGGGAAGAGCGGAGACATAAGTGGAACAGGCCCAACTTCATCCCCATCGCCGTAACCGCCATGGTCCTCGTGGCAGGCTCCGTACCGGCGATAGTGTCGATAAGGAGAAGGCTCGGGCTCGGAAAGAAAGGGAAGTAAGGAAAAGAGATGCTCTCATACATCATAAGAAGGATACTCTACGCCGTGCCGATACTGATCGGGGTGAACCTCCTGACGGCCCTCCTCTTCTTCCGCGTCAACACGCCCGACGACATGGCGAGGACCATCCTCGGCGAGAAGCGCGTGACCCCGGAGGCGATAGAGAACTGGAAGCGCGATAACGGCTACAACCTCCCGGCCTTCGTTAACACAAAGGAAGACGGCTTCTCGATCGTAACGCAGACCATATTTTTCCAAAAGTCCGCCCCGCTCCTCTGGTTCGACTTCGGCAGGTCGGACAGGAACAACATCGACATCGGCCGGGAGATACGAGAAAGGATGTGGCCGAGCCTCGCCATAGCCATACCCACCTTTATAATCGGGAT encodes:
- a CDS encoding ABC transporter permease, which encodes MLSYIIRRILYAVPILIGVNLLTALLFFRVNTPDDMARTILGEKRVTPEAIENWKRDNGYNLPAFVNTKEDGFSIVTQTIFFQKSAPLLWFDFGRSDRNNIDIGREIRERMWPSLAIAIPTFIIG